A genomic region of Candidatus Cybelea sp. contains the following coding sequences:
- a CDS encoding mannosyltransferase family protein, which translates to MFAGTDLSQPVQRRSSQFADVISAGWPSLWAVALAGLSLGFFAWYAVVVPHHHGAIGEAGLIAGIVGGVLLATALWAAYSSYFAHRAGITLVRSLRYDALTWLPFLLLWLTFVFASELTHGARLLLIALALSCTAKILIAARFNQTVREVLIDFAATRLAIIVIAELAAVIIGQRAGTHVQESSHMLLAVWGRWDAVHYLDIATQGYRGTDMAFFPLYPLLIRIFGALAGNHLIAGLLISNASFFFGLLYLYKLLEHEYDRAVARRAIFYVSIFPTAVYFAAVYTESLFFMLTVASFYYMRARMWWVAGALGFFAALTRVEGVLLLVPFVMEWATAHESDAKATIVNLLAAVLIPLGLALYMAYLWVLRADPLYFSHVQIHWNRHFAPPWVSLINAFGKIVAHGAGAQNVANQSLEVAFTVLMIGVLVAGWHSLRPSYIAYMALSILVPMSTSNLMSMPRFALVLFPMFAILARWGERPWVNNVILAFSLPLLGLFTVLFADWYWVA; encoded by the coding sequence GTGTTCGCGGGTACCGATCTCTCACAGCCCGTACAGCGACGATCCTCGCAGTTCGCTGACGTAATCAGTGCAGGTTGGCCGTCGCTCTGGGCGGTCGCGCTTGCGGGCCTTTCCCTCGGGTTCTTCGCCTGGTACGCGGTCGTCGTTCCGCATCACCACGGGGCGATCGGCGAGGCCGGTCTGATCGCCGGAATCGTCGGCGGCGTGCTTCTCGCCACTGCGCTCTGGGCTGCCTATTCCAGCTACTTCGCGCATCGCGCCGGGATAACGCTCGTTCGTTCGCTGCGCTACGATGCGCTGACCTGGCTGCCGTTTCTGCTGCTCTGGCTGACCTTTGTCTTCGCCTCCGAACTGACGCACGGCGCGCGTCTCCTGCTGATCGCGTTGGCCCTCTCCTGCACGGCAAAAATCCTCATCGCGGCGCGCTTCAACCAGACGGTCCGCGAGGTCCTGATCGACTTCGCGGCAACGCGCTTGGCGATCATCGTCATTGCCGAACTGGCGGCGGTCATCATCGGCCAACGCGCCGGCACGCACGTCCAGGAGTCCTCGCACATGCTGCTTGCGGTCTGGGGACGCTGGGATGCGGTGCACTACTTGGACATCGCGACGCAGGGGTATCGCGGAACGGACATGGCGTTCTTCCCCCTCTATCCGCTGCTGATACGAATCTTCGGCGCACTGGCCGGAAACCACCTGATTGCCGGCCTGCTGATCTCCAACGCGTCCTTCTTCTTCGGCCTGCTCTACCTGTATAAGCTTCTGGAGCACGAATACGACCGCGCGGTCGCGCGGCGCGCGATCTTCTACGTCTCGATCTTTCCGACGGCGGTCTATTTCGCCGCCGTTTACACCGAGTCGCTCTTCTTCATGCTCACCGTTGCATCGTTCTACTACATGCGGGCTCGAATGTGGTGGGTCGCCGGCGCACTCGGGTTCTTCGCCGCGCTCACGCGCGTCGAAGGGGTCCTGCTGCTCGTCCCGTTCGTCATGGAGTGGGCGACCGCGCACGAATCGGATGCCAAGGCGACGATCGTCAATCTGCTCGCCGCCGTGCTGATCCCGCTTGGGCTCGCACTCTACATGGCGTACCTCTGGGTGCTGCGCGCCGACCCGCTCTATTTCTCACACGTCCAGATTCATTGGAACCGGCATTTCGCGCCGCCGTGGGTCAGCCTGATCAACGCGTTCGGCAAGATTGTGGCGCACGGCGCCGGGGCGCAGAACGTCGCGAATCAATCGTTGGAGGTCGCCTTCACGGTGCTGATGATCGGCGTGCTCGTTGCGGGCTGGCACAGCCTGCGGCCCTCCTACATCGCCTACATGGCGCTCTCGATCCTCGTCCCGATGTCCACATCGAACTTGATGTCGATGCCGCGCTTCGCCCTGGTCCTCTTTCCGATGTTCGCGATTCTCGCCCGCTGGGGCGAGCGACCATGGGTCAACAACGTGATCCTCGCCTTCTCGCTCCCCCTTCTGGGGCTATTTACCGTCCTCTTCGCGGATTGGTACTGGGTTGCGTAG
- the glpX gene encoding class II fructose-bisphosphatase yields MAPSILRARLESSVDTLDFVKVTENGALAASRWMGRGEREAADGAAVSKMRESLGEMEIAGRIVIGEGERDEAPMLYIGEKVGSGGREVDIAVDPVEGTNLVANGLPNAIAVMAIAERGGLLHAPDTYMRKLAVGPKAAAYVHIDAPVRDNLEAVANALEKPINDVCVIILDRPRHAELIKEVRAAGARIRLISDGDVDACIATAIESTGIHVAMGTGGAPEGVLAAAAIKCLGGNFMGRLSPRNEEEASRAEAMGFGNLDRVLELDDLVKSSDVIFCATGITDGDLVRGVRFFGNQARTHSILVHSGGTVRFIESTHRLGARPAGR; encoded by the coding sequence ATGGCTCCCTCCATTCTGCGGGCGAGGTTGGAAAGCTCGGTTGATACGCTCGACTTCGTCAAGGTAACAGAGAACGGCGCGCTGGCGGCTTCACGCTGGATGGGCCGAGGCGAACGCGAGGCTGCCGACGGTGCGGCCGTCTCAAAGATGCGTGAGTCGCTGGGCGAGATGGAGATCGCCGGCCGAATCGTCATCGGCGAAGGAGAGCGCGACGAGGCGCCGATGCTGTACATCGGCGAGAAGGTAGGCAGCGGCGGCCGTGAGGTTGACATCGCCGTCGACCCCGTCGAAGGAACGAATCTCGTCGCGAATGGGCTGCCCAACGCGATCGCGGTCATGGCGATTGCGGAGCGTGGCGGTCTGCTGCATGCGCCGGATACGTATATGCGCAAACTCGCGGTGGGCCCGAAGGCGGCCGCCTACGTGCACATCGATGCGCCCGTTAGGGATAATCTCGAAGCCGTCGCGAACGCGCTCGAAAAACCGATCAACGATGTCTGCGTGATCATCTTGGACCGCCCGCGGCACGCGGAGCTCATCAAAGAAGTCCGCGCCGCGGGCGCACGCATCCGGCTGATCTCCGACGGAGACGTCGACGCTTGCATCGCCACGGCGATCGAATCGACGGGCATTCACGTCGCGATGGGCACCGGCGGCGCTCCCGAGGGGGTGCTGGCCGCCGCGGCGATCAAGTGCCTCGGCGGAAATTTTATGGGCCGTCTTTCGCCGCGGAACGAAGAAGAGGCTTCGCGAGCCGAAGCGATGGGCTTCGGCAACCTCGACCGCGTGCTCGAGCTCGACGATCTAGTAAAGAGCAGCGACGTCATCTTTTGCGCGACCGGCATTACCGACGGCGACCTCGTGCGCGGCGTCCGCTTCTTTGGCAATCAAGCACGAACGCATTCAATCTTAGTGCATTCCGGCGGGACGGTGCGCTTCATCGAATCGACGCATCGGCTCGGCGCTCGGCCGGCCGGACGCTAA
- a CDS encoding dihydrolipoyl dehydrogenase gives MSERRRHDLIVVGAGSAGYAAARTTRDVGCDAALVDRGPLGGLCILRGCMPSKALLASSDALQDARDATALGVTVGDASIDMPFIAARKRVLVKEFADYRIEGIERFPLYVGPARFLSPTELAVGDGTVLEAKKFVIATGSRISAPDLPGLSETGYLDSDSLLELEAVPKSVIVLGGGYTACELGQFLARMGARTTILIRSGHLLTSSDEDVGNALTEYFRDEGIDVVTRTTLLEARRRPEGKAIRFLHEGRESELVADEIFYALGRRPDVEGLDLSRAGVRYDPSGGIVVDETMRTSNPNIYAVGDVTGEYMLVHVAIYQGEVAARNACLALGEKADYRVVAAHTVFCDPQIAAVGASEKELKRREIPYVSGRYDFAEHGKAQCLAKTKGFVKMMADRETGRILGAAIIGPQASELIHEVIVAMTYEATVDHFMRIPHLHPTLAEIWTYPAEECAAQLGRRCPGDEQVELATSVGGV, from the coding sequence GTGTCCGAGCGTCGTCGTCACGATCTGATCGTCGTCGGCGCAGGGTCCGCCGGGTACGCTGCCGCTCGCACGACGCGTGACGTCGGCTGCGACGCTGCATTGGTCGATCGAGGACCCCTAGGCGGGCTCTGCATCCTGCGCGGCTGCATGCCGAGCAAAGCATTGCTCGCCTCGAGCGATGCCCTGCAGGACGCACGAGACGCGACGGCACTCGGAGTCACGGTCGGCGACGCGTCGATCGACATGCCTTTTATCGCCGCGCGCAAACGAGTTCTCGTCAAAGAGTTTGCCGACTACCGCATCGAGGGGATCGAGCGATTTCCGCTCTACGTCGGGCCGGCGCGCTTTCTCTCGCCGACGGAACTCGCCGTCGGCGACGGTACGGTGCTCGAAGCCAAGAAGTTCGTGATTGCCACCGGCAGCAGGATCAGCGCGCCGGATCTTCCCGGACTGAGCGAGACTGGGTATCTCGACAGCGATTCCCTGCTCGAGTTGGAGGCCGTACCGAAATCGGTGATCGTCCTGGGCGGCGGCTACACGGCGTGCGAGCTCGGCCAGTTTCTCGCGCGAATGGGCGCGCGCACGACGATCCTGATTCGCAGCGGTCACCTGCTGACTTCGAGCGATGAGGACGTCGGCAACGCGCTGACGGAGTACTTCCGCGACGAAGGAATCGACGTGGTCACTCGCACGACGCTGCTCGAGGCACGCCGGCGGCCGGAGGGTAAGGCGATTCGCTTTCTGCACGAAGGCCGCGAGAGCGAGCTGGTGGCGGACGAAATCTTCTACGCGCTGGGCCGCCGGCCGGACGTCGAAGGCCTCGACCTGAGCCGCGCCGGCGTACGGTACGATCCGTCGGGCGGAATCGTCGTCGACGAAACGATGCGGACGAGTAATCCGAACATTTACGCGGTCGGTGACGTAACCGGGGAGTACATGCTGGTGCACGTTGCGATCTACCAGGGAGAGGTGGCCGCGCGCAACGCTTGTCTCGCCCTTGGCGAAAAGGCCGACTACCGCGTCGTGGCCGCGCACACGGTCTTCTGCGATCCTCAGATCGCGGCGGTCGGAGCGAGCGAAAAAGAGTTGAAGCGAAGAGAGATACCCTACGTCAGCGGCCGCTACGATTTCGCCGAGCACGGAAAGGCGCAGTGCCTTGCCAAGACCAAAGGCTTCGTGAAGATGATGGCCGATCGCGAAACGGGACGGATCTTGGGGGCGGCAATCATCGGCCCGCAGGCATCGGAGCTCATTCACGAAGTGATCGTCGCGATGACCTATGAAGCGACGGTCGATCATTTTATGCGCATCCCTCACCTCCATCCGACGCTGGCCGAGA